From Egibacteraceae bacterium, one genomic window encodes:
- a CDS encoding PH domain-containing protein: protein MTPASEFPQVPPPPTDGPAGPDGSDRPGDAPGTGSRLHPAVMLIWPLGQVGPLLVLMVAGALSPPFAGALLGASAIASVVRYLRFTWRVEEDALIIEQGLLQRQRRVIPLERIQTVDLARKLRHRILGVVEVRVEAIGGGETEGRLDALAIADGQRLRAALLRRRDRVADEPPDGGAPDPERARTATPPTRLAHLAPDRLLAAGLTGGRVGVAAALLGFLQQAFSDRIDELLQRAPALLGTRGFVAVAAIALVGAFVLSIVATVLAYWDFTLTREDATLRIHRGLLEQRSNTLPLRRVQAVRVEENLVRRMLGLAAVKVDVAGHSGGEGRDTGMLLPLGRRGEAFALAAEVLQTAELATVALTPMPRRARTRRVARAVTTVAVLTAPAVWLFDATGLLVALLALPAVAMAIGSHRALGHAELDAFVVARSGLFVRRTAFVPRARLQSLALTANPVQRWRRLATLDLQIARSPGVWSGPQLIDLDARVGEGLLGEIAASMLPGRAPAPAALAGRSG, encoded by the coding sequence ATGACGCCAGCGTCTGAGTTCCCCCAGGTGCCGCCGCCGCCGACCGACGGCCCCGCGGGCCCCGACGGGTCGGACCGTCCCGGTGACGCGCCCGGCACCGGCAGCCGCCTGCACCCGGCGGTCATGCTCATCTGGCCGCTCGGCCAGGTCGGACCGCTGCTCGTGCTGATGGTCGCGGGGGCGCTGTCACCGCCCTTCGCAGGCGCCCTCCTCGGCGCGTCGGCCATCGCGAGCGTGGTGCGCTACCTGCGGTTCACCTGGCGCGTCGAGGAGGACGCGCTGATCATCGAGCAGGGCCTCCTGCAGCGGCAACGGCGGGTCATCCCCCTGGAGCGGATCCAGACGGTGGACCTGGCGCGCAAGCTGCGCCACCGCATCCTCGGGGTCGTGGAGGTGCGCGTCGAGGCGATCGGGGGTGGTGAGACCGAAGGCCGGCTGGACGCCTTGGCCATCGCGGATGGCCAGCGGCTGCGCGCCGCCCTGCTGCGACGACGCGACCGGGTCGCCGACGAGCCGCCTGACGGCGGGGCGCCCGACCCCGAGCGGGCACGGACCGCCACCCCCCCGACGCGGTTGGCCCACCTCGCGCCCGACCGGCTCCTCGCCGCGGGGCTGACGGGCGGGAGGGTCGGCGTCGCCGCCGCCCTGCTGGGGTTCTTGCAGCAGGCGTTCTCCGACCGCATCGACGAGCTCTTGCAGCGGGCGCCTGCCCTGCTCGGCACGCGCGGCTTCGTGGCCGTTGCCGCGATCGCCCTGGTGGGCGCGTTCGTCCTGTCGATCGTCGCCACGGTCCTGGCGTACTGGGACTTCACCTTGACACGCGAGGACGCCACCCTGCGCATCCACCGCGGGCTGCTCGAGCAGCGCTCGAACACGCTGCCGCTGCGGCGCGTGCAGGCGGTGCGCGTCGAGGAGAACCTCGTGCGCCGCATGCTCGGCCTCGCAGCGGTGAAGGTCGACGTGGCGGGCCACTCCGGTGGCGAGGGGCGCGACACCGGCATGCTGCTGCCCCTCGGCCGGCGCGGCGAGGCCTTCGCCCTGGCCGCGGAGGTCCTCCAGACCGCGGAGCTGGCGACCGTCGCGCTCACCCCGATGCCCCGGCGCGCCCGCACCCGCCGGGTCGCACGGGCGGTCACCACGGTGGCGGTCCTCACGGCGCCGGCAGTCTGGCTGTTCGACGCCACGGGGCTGCTGGTCGCCCTGCTCGCGCTGCCCGCCGTGGCCATGGCGATCGGCTCCCACCGCGCGCTCGGCCACGCCGAGCTCGACGCGTTCGTCGTCGCCCGGTCGGGCCTGTTCGTGCGCCGGACCGCGTTCGTGCCCCGCGCCCGCCTGCAGAGCCTCGCGCTGACCGCCAACCCGGTGCAGCGCTGGCGCCGGCTGGCCACCCTCGACCTGCAGATCGCCCGCAGCCCCGGCGTGTGGTCGGGCCCGCAGCTGATCGACCTGGACGCCCGGGTGGGCGAGGGCCTGCTCGGCGAGATCGCCGCGAGCATGCTGCCCGGTCGGGCGCCGGCGCCGGCGGCCCTGGCGGGCCGCTCGGGCTGA
- a CDS encoding type II toxin-antitoxin system prevent-host-death family antitoxin gives MHTVSVSELKANLSRYLREVRRGGEVQVLDRGVPVARLSRLPASADAADEQRRQRLLQAGIVRSGQCDLSEILQAPPLELPSSVLEALEAERADRQ, from the coding sequence ATGCACACCGTGTCCGTGTCCGAGCTGAAGGCGAACCTTTCCCGCTACTTGCGAGAGGTGCGCCGCGGCGGGGAGGTCCAGGTCCTCGATCGAGGCGTGCCGGTAGCCCGCCTGTCGAGGCTTCCGGCAAGCGCGGATGCCGCTGACGAGCAGCGGCGCCAGCGCCTCCTGCAGGCGGGGATCGTGCGATCCGGGCAGTGCGATCTGTCGGAGATCCTGCAGGCGCCGCCCCTGGAGCTGCCCTCCAGTGTCCTTGAGGCGCTGGAGGCAGAGCGGGCCGACCGGCAGTGA
- a CDS encoding type II toxin-antitoxin system VapC family toxin, with amino-acid sequence MRYWDASALVPIVVREPHTEAVRTWATKDPAIVTWAWSGVEIISAVERRAREGALTRSQRRLVLARFAALAAAWDEVSDVLAVRARAIPLLARHPLRAADAAQLAAASLVNEHLDAPLRFVCLDARLADAAEREGLVVMPEPDGDAST; translated from the coding sequence GTGAGGTACTGGGACGCGTCGGCGCTCGTGCCGATCGTGGTGCGGGAGCCCCACACCGAGGCCGTTCGCACGTGGGCGACGAAGGATCCAGCCATCGTCACCTGGGCGTGGTCTGGAGTGGAGATCATCAGCGCCGTCGAACGTCGCGCGCGCGAGGGTGCGCTCACGCGGTCCCAGCGCCGACTGGTCTTGGCACGGTTCGCCGCGCTCGCGGCGGCCTGGGACGAGGTCAGCGACGTGCTCGCCGTGCGGGCGCGGGCGATCCCCCTGCTGGCACGCCATCCGCTGCGAGCCGCCGACGCCGCTCAGCTGGCTGCGGCGTCGCTGGTCAACGAGCACCTCGACGCACCGCTGCGCTTCGTCTGCCTCGATGCCCGCCTGGCCGACGCCGCCGAGCGGGAAGGGCTCGTGGTCATGCCCGAACCGGATGGCGACGCCAGCACCTGA